A window from Agelaius phoeniceus isolate bAgePho1 chromosome 13, bAgePho1.hap1, whole genome shotgun sequence encodes these proteins:
- the CHRNB4 gene encoding neuronal acetylcholine receptor subunit beta-4, protein MRKMYSLVLFVVGSFCLNGSMAADAEEKLMNHLLSPDRYNKLIRPAVNSSQLVSIELQVSLAQLISVNEREQIMTTNVWLNQEWIDYRLAWKPSDYEGINKLRIPAKHIWLPDIVLYNNADGTYEVSLYTNAIVLNNGSIRWLPPAIYKSACKIEVKHFPFDQQNCTLKFRSWTYDHTEIDMVLKTSTASMDDFTPSGEWDIVALPGRRTVNPLDPNYVDVTYDFIIKRKPLFYTINLIIPCVLITSLAILVFYLPSDCGEKMTLCISVLLALTVFLLLISKIVPPTSLDVPLIGKYLMFTMVLVTFSIVTSVCVLNVHHRSPSTHTMPPWVKLVFLERLPAYLFMKRPENNSPRQKPCNCKKTKAENPCMEPSDFYKNSTYFLNTASAKRYDMKVSETPDNVSSHRDFRLRTGAKFSPEVREAIDGVSFIAEHMKSDDNDQSVIEDWKYVAMVVDRLFLWIFVLVCVLGTVGLFLQPLFQNHTAAINP, encoded by the exons GAAGCATGGCAGCAGATGCTGAAGAAAAACTAATGAACCACCTACTGAGTCCTGACAGGTACAATAAGTTAATTCGACCAGCTGTCAACTCCTCCCAGCTGGTATCCATAGAACTGCAGgtttccctggcacagcttatCAGTGTG AACGAACGGGAGCAGATCATGACTACGAACGTCTGGCTGAACCAG GAGTGGATTGATTATCGGCTGGCTTGGAAGCCCTCTGACTATGAAGGAATAAATAAGCTGAGAATACCTGCAAAACACATCTGGTTACCAGACATTGTGCTTTACAATAA TGCGGACGGCACGTACGAGGTCTCGCTGTACACAAATGCCATTGTATTGAACAATGGAAGCATTCGCTGGCTGCCACCGGCCATTTACAAGAGTGCCTGCAAGATTGAGGTGAAGCATTTCCCATTTGACCAACAAAACTGCACCCTCAAGTTCCGCTCCTGGACCTACGACCACACAGAAATTGATATGGTGCTTAAGACTTCCACGGCGAGCATGGACGACTTCACACCAAGCGGAGAGTGGGACATTGTAGCACTCCCAGGAAGAAGGACTGTAAACCCTCTGGACCCCAACTATGTCGATGTGACATATGACTTCATTATTAAAAGGAAACCACTTTTTTATACCATCAATCTTATCATTCCCTGTGTGCTAATTACATCCTTAGCCATCCTAGTATTCTACTTGCCTTCAGACTGTGGTGAAAAAATGACTTTATGCATATCTGTGTTGCTTGCCTTGACTGTGTTCTTGCTGCTGATCTCCAAAATTGTCCCTCCAACATCTTTAGATGTTCCACTGATTGGCAAGTATCTCATGTTTACAATGGTGCTGGTGACCTTCTCAATAGTTACCAGTGTCTGTGTGCTCAATGTCCACCACAGATCTCCAAGTACTCACACTATGCCCCCTTGGGTAAAGCTGGTTTTCCTTGAAAGGCTCCCGGCCTACCTGTTCATGAAGCGCCCAGAAAATAATTCTCCACGGCAAAAGCCATGCAACTGcaaaaagacaaaagcagagaatCCTTGTATGGAGCCATCTGACTTCTACAAGAACTCTACCTATTTTTTGAATACAGCTTCTGCCAAAAGATATGATATGAAAGTCTCTGAGACACCTGACAATGTCAGCAGTCATCGAGATTTTAGGTTAAGAACAGGTGCGAAGTTTTCTCCTGAAGTGAGAGAAGCAATTGATGGAGTCAGTTTTATAGCAGAGCACATGAAAAGCGATGACAACGACCAGAGT GTCATTGAAGATTGGAAGTATGTTGCCATGGTAGTGGACAGGCTGTTTCTCTGGATATTTGTCCTTGTTTGTGTCCTGGGGACTGTTGGATTATTTCTGCAACCACTTTTTCAAAACCACACTGCTGCCATAAACCCTTAG